The Methanomethylovorans hollandica DSM 15978 genome includes a region encoding these proteins:
- a CDS encoding AlbA family DNA-binding domain-containing protein, whose translation MEFSIKDIIEAGEGYHIEFKEFLDKSFVEEVCAFANSGGGRVILGVADNGTIKGTHTDNSFRSRVQDSLRQLQLYLDIEIRVQDNLIIVEVPEGSDKPYACSRGFFIRNGANSQKLTRNEIIDFFQKEGRIRFEELRNEKAVFDNDFDERAFENFLNMAGVSRSIDRMSLLRNLDCINDEGKLTNAGVLFFAKDIDFLMNHAIVVCVLYKGTEKVHILDKKDFKENIVENIDNAILFVKRHTNVQYKIEGVQREEIPDIPDVALREAIINAVCHRDYFDRSSNVLIEVFDDRVQISNPGGLPSGLRPSEFGRKSVTRNPLIASLLHRINYIEKVGTGISRIIQAVDENKKSSVEFEYNSGFSVIFRKLDRTSEADLGESSEKTKGKNAEIILEAIRDNPTVTREELCQITGLSIQGVEWNLRKLKAEGKIKRIGPAKGGHWEVIDYSC comes from the coding sequence ATGGAATTTTCGATCAAAGACATCATAGAGGCTGGCGAAGGATACCACATAGAGTTCAAGGAATTCCTTGATAAGTCCTTTGTGGAGGAGGTTTGCGCTTTTGCCAATTCCGGCGGGGGAAGGGTCATCCTTGGTGTTGCTGATAATGGAACCATAAAAGGTACACATACTGATAACAGTTTCAGGTCAAGGGTGCAGGATTCCCTCAGGCAGTTGCAGCTGTATCTTGATATTGAGATAAGGGTGCAGGATAACCTTATCATCGTGGAGGTGCCGGAGGGCAGCGACAAGCCCTATGCCTGCTCAAGAGGCTTCTTTATCCGCAACGGGGCGAACTCCCAGAAACTTACACGCAATGAGATCATTGATTTCTTCCAGAAGGAAGGGCGCATTCGCTTTGAGGAACTGAGAAATGAGAAGGCGGTTTTCGATAATGATTTCGATGAGAGGGCTTTTGAAAATTTCCTGAACATGGCAGGCGTCAGCAGGTCCATTGACAGGATGTCGCTGCTTAGAAACCTCGATTGCATCAATGATGAGGGAAAACTGACGAATGCAGGCGTGCTGTTCTTTGCGAAGGATATTGATTTCCTGATGAATCATGCCATTGTGGTATGCGTGCTATACAAGGGTACGGAGAAGGTGCATATCCTTGACAAGAAGGATTTCAAGGAGAACATTGTCGAAAACATCGATAATGCCATCCTTTTCGTGAAAAGGCACACCAACGTGCAGTATAAGATCGAGGGTGTGCAGCGGGAAGAGATTCCGGATATTCCTGATGTGGCACTGAGAGAAGCCATAATAAACGCTGTCTGCCACCGTGATTATTTTGACAGAAGCTCCAATGTGCTTATCGAGGTCTTTGATGACAGGGTGCAGATATCCAATCCCGGAGGGCTGCCAAGCGGTCTTAGACCTTCCGAGTTCGGACGTAAGAGTGTCACACGTAACCCTCTGATCGCTTCTTTGCTGCATCGTATAAACTACATTGAAAAAGTGGGTACGGGCATAAGCCGAATTATACAGGCAGTGGACGAGAACAAAAAATCGTCTGTGGAATTTGAATACAATAGCGGTTTTTCTGTTATTTTCCGAAAACTTGACAGAACTTCTGAGGCAGATTTGGGTGAAAGTTCGGAGAAAACTAAGGGGAAAAATGCAGAAATAATACTTGAGGCAATCAGGGATAATCCCACTGTTACCCGTGAAGAACTGTGTCAGATCACAGGCTTGTCCATACAAGGTGTTGAATGGAATCTTCGGAAATTGAAAGCTGAAGGAAAGATAAAACGCATCGGTCCTGCAAAAGGTGGACATTGGGAAGTAATAGATTATAGTTGTTAA